The following nucleotide sequence is from uncultured Roseateles sp..
TTGGGGCGAGCGGCTGGTCACCGTCGGTGGCAATGCGCCGGTGCGCGTGCAGTCGATGACCAACACCGACACGGTGGACGTGATAGGCACGGCCATCCAGGTCAAGGAGCTGGCGATTGCCGGCTCGGAGATGGTGCGTATCACCGTCAACACGCCCGAGGCGGCCGACGCCGTGCCGCACATCCGCGAGCAGCTCGACCGCATGGGCATAGACGTGCCCCTGGTCGGCGACTTCCACTACAACGGCCACCGCCTGCTGACCGAGCATCCGGCCATGGCCCGGGCTTTGTCCAAGTACCGCATCAACCCCGGCAATGTCGGCAAGGGCGACAAGAAGGACCGCCAGTTCGCGATGATGGTCGAGGCGGCGATGCAGTACGACAAGGTCGTGCGCATAGGCGTCAACTGGGGCAGCCTGGACCAGGAGCTGCTGGCCCAGATGATGGACGACAACGCCAAGCGGGCCCAGCCCTGGGACGCCAAGCAGGTGATGTACCAGGCGCTGGTGCAGTCGGCGCTGAGCTCGGCCGCCTATGCCCGCGAGCTGGGCATGAACCCGGACAACATCATCATCAGCTGCAAGGTCAGCGGTGTGCAGGACCTGATTTCGGTCTATCGCGCGCTGGCCCGTCGCTGCGACTATGCGCTGCACCTGGGCCTGACCGAGGCCGGCATGGGCACCAAGGGCACGGTGGCCTCGGCCACGGCGCTCTCGATCCTGATGCAGGAGGGCATTGGCGACACGATTCGCGTGTCGCTGACGCCCCAGCCCGGCGAGGCCCGCACCCAGGAGGTGGTGGTGGCGCTGGAAATCCTGCAATCGCTGGGCCTGCGCCACTTCAATCCCAGCGTCACTGCCTGCCCGGGCTGTGGCCGCACCACCAGCACCACCTTCCAGGAGCTGGCCAAGCAGATCGACGACTTCCTGCGCGAGCAGATGCCGGTCTGGCGCAGCCGCTATCCCGGTGTCGAGAACATGAAGGTGGCCGTGATGGGCTGCATCGTCAACGGCCCCGGCGAAAGCAAGCATGCCGACATCGGCATCAGCCTGCCAGGCACCGGCGAGGCACCGGCCGCCCCGGTCTTCATCGACGGCGAGAAGGCGCTGACCCTGCGGGGCGCCGGCATTGCCACCGAGTTCCAGACCCTGGTCGAGGACTACATCGAAAAGCGCTTCGGCGCAAAGAGCGGCGTGGCCGCGTGAGATTGCATGACTGAACAGAAGAAGCTGCCGCTGCTGCAAGCGGTCAAGGGCATGAACGACATCCTGCCGCCGGAATCGGCGCGCTGGGAGTGGCTGGAGGAGAAGATGCGCAGCGTGCTGCATCGCTACGGCTACCAGAACGTGCGCACGCCCATCGTCGAGCCGACCGCACTGTTCGTGCGCGGCATCGGCGAGGTGACCGACATCGTCGAGAAGGAGATGTATGCCTTCGAAGACCGTGCGGACAAGCACGGCCAGGCCGAGCACCTGGCCCTGCGCCCCGAGATGACGGCCGGCGTGGTGCGCGCAATGACCGAGCATTCCTTTCTGCGTGACTCCGGCCGCCGCCTGTACTACTTTGGCGCGATGTTCCGCCGCGAGAAGCCGCAGAAGGGCCGCTACCGCCAGTTCCACCAGATGGGCATCGAGGCGCTGGGCTTTGCCGGCCCCGATGTGGACGCCGAGGTCATCCTGCT
It contains:
- the ispG gene encoding flavodoxin-dependent (E)-4-hydroxy-3-methylbut-2-enyl-diphosphate synthase; its protein translation is MSDFNNDLEEAIAPAVVAPRRSRQAQVRWGERLVTVGGNAPVRVQSMTNTDTVDVIGTAIQVKELAIAGSEMVRITVNTPEAADAVPHIREQLDRMGIDVPLVGDFHYNGHRLLTEHPAMARALSKYRINPGNVGKGDKKDRQFAMMVEAAMQYDKVVRIGVNWGSLDQELLAQMMDDNAKRAQPWDAKQVMYQALVQSALSSAAYARELGMNPDNIIISCKVSGVQDLISVYRALARRCDYALHLGLTEAGMGTKGTVASATALSILMQEGIGDTIRVSLTPQPGEARTQEVVVALEILQSLGLRHFNPSVTACPGCGRTTSTTFQELAKQIDDFLREQMPVWRSRYPGVENMKVAVMGCIVNGPGESKHADIGISLPGTGEAPAAPVFIDGEKALTLRGAGIATEFQTLVEDYIEKRFGAKSGVAA